The Parabacteroides sp. AD58 genome includes a window with the following:
- a CDS encoding alpha-L-fucosidase has product MKNIWSLLSVTLLLTACGSKQQDQMAFQNTIPIEPTDSKEMIIEKAAHVVPTENQLAALHNEYIAFIHFGPNTFTRREWGTGMEDPKVFNLKNLDTDQWCETLKAAGMKMVILTVKHHDGFVLWQSRYTTHGIMSSPFQNGKGDVLRDLSASCQKYGLKLGIYLSPADLFQIESPDGLYGNLSKYTKRTIPREVPGRPFANQTKFEFEVDDYNEYFLNQLFELLTEYGPIYEVWFDGAHPKRKGGQRYNYTAWKELIHTLAPQAVIFGREDVRWCGNEAGQTRDTEWNVITYPHNPDTATVFVDMMDKDLGSREVLYKAKYLHYQQAETNTSIREGWFYRDDTHQKVRSADDVFDIYERAVGGNSTFLLNIPPNRDGRFSPADVASLTEAGKRIRETYGTNLLEGAKGPKEVLDDDENTYVELDGKKKEITISTPQLITFNRLLLQEAIASHSERVEKHAVDAWIDGQWKEIAQATNIGYKRILRFPDVTTDKIRIRFLENRANPAIHTITAHHYQARPPQLDFIRDLAGNVRIEPKLQDFQWNQYGENASKNLSQGYTVYYTTDGSTPTTSSTKYTKPFQMENGEVKAFAVLNGMEGAMQSDHFGWIKQDWKLISASSETEEHAATLAFDEQPLTYWLSKPGNRQSIAIDLGTPRELRGFAYTPQTVNAEGMMEKGVFYVSADGKSWKKVEDFEFGNLINDPTKRQHYFQQPVSARFVKIEATRIAAGGQVVAIAELDLF; this is encoded by the coding sequence ATGAAGAATATTTGGAGTTTATTAAGTGTCACTTTATTACTGACCGCTTGCGGCTCAAAGCAGCAAGACCAGATGGCGTTTCAAAACACGATTCCAATCGAGCCTACCGATAGCAAAGAAATGATTATCGAAAAAGCAGCTCACGTGGTTCCAACGGAAAACCAGTTGGCAGCTCTTCATAATGAATACATAGCATTTATCCATTTCGGTCCCAATACATTTACCCGCCGCGAATGGGGAACTGGCATGGAAGATCCAAAAGTCTTCAACTTGAAGAATCTGGATACAGACCAGTGGTGTGAAACCCTGAAAGCAGCCGGTATGAAAATGGTTATTCTGACAGTAAAGCATCACGATGGTTTTGTATTATGGCAAAGCCGTTACACGACTCATGGAATTATGTCGAGTCCATTTCAGAATGGGAAGGGAGATGTCCTAAGAGACTTATCGGCTTCCTGCCAGAAATATGGATTAAAACTGGGTATTTATCTTTCTCCAGCTGATTTGTTCCAGATAGAAAGTCCAGACGGTCTATACGGGAACCTGAGTAAATATACCAAAAGGACGATTCCGCGTGAAGTTCCTGGCCGCCCGTTTGCCAACCAGACTAAATTTGAGTTTGAGGTGGATGATTACAATGAGTATTTCCTCAACCAGTTGTTTGAATTGCTGACTGAATACGGTCCTATTTATGAAGTATGGTTCGACGGAGCTCATCCGAAGCGGAAAGGCGGACAACGGTATAACTATACCGCCTGGAAGGAATTGATTCACACGCTGGCTCCGCAAGCCGTTATCTTTGGCCGTGAAGATGTCCGTTGGTGCGGTAATGAAGCAGGACAAACCCGAGACACCGAATGGAACGTCATTACTTATCCGCACAATCCGGATACAGCTACGGTTTTCGTAGATATGATGGATAAAGACCTGGGCAGTCGCGAGGTATTGTATAAAGCGAAATACTTGCATTACCAACAGGCTGAAACGAATACCTCCATCCGCGAAGGCTGGTTCTACCGCGACGATACGCATCAGAAAGTTAGAAGTGCTGACGATGTGTTTGATATTTACGAGCGTGCTGTTGGCGGTAATTCCACCTTCCTGTTGAATATTCCTCCCAATCGCGACGGACGTTTCTCACCAGCCGACGTGGCTTCGCTGACGGAAGCCGGGAAACGGATCCGGGAGACTTACGGTACGAACTTATTGGAAGGAGCCAAAGGCCCAAAAGAAGTTTTGGACGATGACGAGAATACCTATGTCGAATTGGATGGAAAGAAGAAAGAGATCACAATCTCGACACCTCAACTTATTACATTCAATCGTTTGCTCTTGCAGGAAGCCATCGCTTCGCATAGTGAACGAGTTGAGAAACATGCGGTAGATGCCTGGATTGACGGCCAGTGGAAAGAAATTGCCCAAGCGACCAATATCGGATACAAACGCATCCTCCGTTTCCCGGATGTGACTACGGACAAGATTCGCATCCGTTTCCTGGAAAACCGGGCGAATCCGGCTATCCATACCATCACGGCTCATCACTATCAGGCACGTCCGCCTCAGTTGGACTTTATCCGGGATCTCGCCGGAAATGTTCGTATTGAGCCCAAACTGCAAGACTTCCAATGGAATCAATACGGAGAAAATGCCTCTAAGAATTTGAGTCAAGGATATACCGTCTATTATACAACAGACGGCAGTACTCCGACTACTTCATCCACAAAATACACAAAACCGTTCCAGATGGAAAATGGAGAAGTAAAGGCCTTTGCTGTATTAAATGGGATGGAAGGTGCCATGCAGTCAGATCATTTCGGATGGATCAAACAAGACTGGAAACTAATCTCGGCTAGCAGCGAAACAGAAGAGCATGCTGCCACATTAGCTTTCGATGAACAGCCTCTTACCTATTGGTTATCCAAGCCAGGCAACAGGCAGTCTATCGCTATCGACTTAGGAACTCCACGCGAGCTCAGGGGATTTGCTTACACACCGCAGACTGTCAATGCCGAAGGTATGATGGAAAAAGGAGTATTCTATGTTAGTGCTGATGGCAAGAGTTGGAAAAAGGTTGAAGATTTTGAATTCGGTAATCTGATCAACGACCCGACCAAACGCCAGCATTACTTCCAGCAACCGGTTTCAGCCCGCTTCGTTAAAATAGAAGCCACCCGTATCGCCGCCGGAGGTCAGGTAGTAGCTATTGCAGAATTAGATTTGTTCTAA
- a CDS encoding FecR domain-containing protein gives MKRIKKMDYELLQRYIEGRVTAEEAEQVVDWLDADEAHVKEFMALHKAFDISVMNQSAAQMLQKRAKQMKLRSVGIELAKVAAVILLVLGIQYGWEFRQPERDVEEKPLYQTLYVPAGQRAELILPDSTKVWLNAHSKLVYPLSFQKDTRSVELSGEAFFEVRRNEKVPFVVKTSKVDVKVLGTEFNVLAYEEEADFEVALLKGSVLLESSRWREPHSMKPGEMVYSKDGQYYSEFIQNPDYFKWKEGMICFRNEPISRIMDKLSLYFDVKIQHQNQAFLKERYTGKFRSKDGVEQVLKVLQMEHHFHYVKDNEQNVITIK, from the coding sequence ATGAAACGGATAAAAAAGATGGATTACGAATTATTACAGCGATATATTGAAGGACGAGTAACGGCAGAAGAAGCAGAGCAAGTTGTCGATTGGCTGGATGCGGATGAAGCGCATGTAAAGGAGTTCATGGCTTTACATAAAGCATTCGACATCTCCGTGATGAACCAATCGGCAGCCCAGATGCTTCAGAAGCGGGCAAAGCAAATGAAGCTTCGTTCGGTTGGCATAGAATTGGCGAAGGTTGCAGCTGTGATTTTGTTGGTATTAGGAATTCAGTATGGGTGGGAGTTCAGACAACCTGAAAGAGATGTAGAAGAGAAACCTCTATACCAAACTTTATATGTACCTGCCGGACAACGGGCTGAACTGATTTTACCGGATAGTACAAAAGTGTGGCTGAATGCCCATTCCAAATTAGTTTATCCATTATCTTTTCAGAAAGATACTCGTTCGGTGGAACTTTCAGGAGAAGCCTTTTTTGAAGTTCGTCGGAATGAAAAGGTTCCATTTGTCGTAAAGACTTCGAAAGTGGATGTAAAAGTATTGGGAACTGAATTTAATGTTTTAGCCTATGAAGAAGAAGCTGACTTTGAAGTGGCTTTATTAAAAGGAAGTGTCTTACTGGAATCATCAAGGTGGCGGGAACCTCATTCGATGAAACCTGGAGAGATGGTTTATTCCAAGGACGGGCAATATTATTCGGAATTTATTCAGAATCCAGATTATTTCAAATGGAAAGAAGGTATGATCTGTTTCCGGAATGAACCGATTTCCAGAATTATGGATAAGTTGTCTTTGTATTTTGATGTGAAGATACAGCATCAGAACCAAGCCTTTTTGAAGGAACGTTATACGGGAAAGTTCCGGAGCAAAGACGGAGTGGAACAGGTGTTGAAGGTTTTACAGATGGAACATCATTTCCATTATGTAAAGGATAACGAACAGAATGTAATAACAATAAAATAA
- a CDS encoding TonB-dependent receptor, translating to MKLTSLFGVLCVSSAFAVNVNSQSLRVNIYANQKQAKDVIKQIEEQTDYLFVYNHDKVNLNNTVTIQVNNETVAEVLNQMFAGTDIVYAMQGNNILLMQKDAVVQQSGKVVTGTIVDPSGMPVIGANVMVKGTTNGTITDMDGKFSLEVEEGATLQISYIGYANQEIKVGNQKTLSITLKEDAEALDEVVVVGYGTQKKVNLTGAVNVISDKDLKDRQSSTVSQLLQGASPGLDFDIGTQDGFEPGATMNISIRGMGSLNGGSPYVVIDGFPGDLNNLNPDDIESISVLKDAAASAIYGARAPYGVILVTTKKAKKNEKVSVSYTGNLIVKTAQKLPESLDSYTWTRILNEAGDNMGGHPFSDETIERVIAFQKGDFEYIKNSIPDWPAEATHFGAMPEGDVWNNANLNYANTDWWDIYFGNSVNQKHDISLQGGSDKVSYYFSAGYVDDNSVLNFGTDYFKRINTLGKINVSITDWWDFGYESRFTKKIREKPNMTKEGDYSFMYRHISRNYPITPLYDGYGNYMFESHIPSIESGTDKQDDIDLWNIFLMEIRPLNGWKINADFAYNTYNQEISEVEKSIIIYDINNKPYVHGVSIPNNLTRRKYIKKYWTTNIYSSYNFNIKEEHDFTVLVGMQFEKGNESWLQGYKTDLISENVPSFPTATGDAVLTEALAHNATESYFARLNYNYKERYLFEANVRRDGSYVFRNGRRWGTFPSFSVGWNLHNEPFWENVGRYVNSTKIRASWGQLGNQNISPYSDLALMPISADKLNWIFGYGSTRPMGYTSAPALINRNLTWETATTTNVGLDLSFLDNRLSTTADWFERRTTDMVGPAEAVPGVIGADVPKENNATLRTRGWEVSLNWKHALANGLSYNIGVSLYDYRSVVTKYFNPTGTLSTWYEGAEVGDIWGYTVYDLYRTQEEVDSYVSKVDLTHIAANWNTGDLKYEDINGDGKVNNGANTIGDHGDMSIIGNDQPHYQYTISGGVSYKGFDFSMLWRGVAKKDMYFYRMSNIFWGFTNGWWESCLNPDHLDYFRDQPGTRYSGLYEGDANINTDAYWPRPYLNDTEEAKNKNHANTRYLQNAAYLRLQNVQLGYSFPKSITSKLHLQKLRIYFSGENLLTFSKLPNGIDPVAPVGFPEGGSGNYMGTAGSGRLTYGADRIYSVGLTVTY from the coding sequence ATGAAGTTAACCTCATTATTTGGAGTATTATGTGTCTCTTCGGCCTTTGCAGTAAATGTAAATTCACAAAGTCTGAGGGTTAATATCTATGCAAATCAGAAACAGGCGAAAGATGTTATCAAGCAAATCGAAGAGCAGACAGATTATTTGTTTGTCTATAATCATGACAAAGTAAATCTGAACAACACTGTGACGATCCAGGTAAACAACGAAACGGTTGCCGAAGTGTTAAATCAAATGTTCGCTGGAACAGACATTGTTTATGCCATGCAGGGGAATAATATCCTGTTGATGCAGAAAGATGCCGTGGTTCAACAATCCGGAAAAGTTGTAACCGGGACCATCGTTGATCCATCCGGTATGCCTGTTATCGGAGCTAATGTAATGGTTAAAGGAACAACCAATGGAACCATTACCGATATGGATGGTAAGTTTTCATTGGAAGTAGAAGAAGGAGCTACCTTACAAATCTCTTATATCGGTTATGCGAACCAAGAAATTAAAGTTGGAAATCAAAAAACATTGTCCATCACATTAAAAGAAGACGCTGAGGCTTTGGATGAAGTTGTAGTTGTGGGGTATGGAACACAGAAAAAGGTGAATTTGACTGGGGCGGTAAATGTTATATCTGATAAGGATTTAAAGGATCGTCAGTCTTCAACTGTTTCACAACTGTTGCAGGGGGCATCTCCTGGTCTTGATTTTGACATAGGAACACAGGATGGTTTTGAACCGGGAGCTACGATGAATATCTCTATTCGCGGAATGGGTTCATTGAATGGTGGCTCACCTTATGTTGTAATTGATGGTTTTCCTGGTGACTTGAATAACTTGAATCCAGATGATATAGAGTCTATCTCGGTCTTAAAAGACGCTGCGGCATCCGCTATTTATGGAGCAAGAGCGCCCTACGGAGTGATATTGGTCACTACGAAGAAAGCTAAAAAAAACGAGAAAGTGAGTGTCTCTTATACGGGAAATTTGATTGTTAAGACTGCTCAGAAACTTCCGGAAAGCTTGGATTCTTACACTTGGACACGTATCTTGAATGAGGCAGGTGATAATATGGGAGGGCATCCGTTTAGCGATGAGACGATAGAACGGGTAATCGCCTTTCAAAAAGGAGATTTTGAGTATATTAAGAATTCAATTCCGGATTGGCCGGCGGAAGCTACTCATTTTGGAGCGATGCCTGAAGGCGATGTTTGGAATAATGCAAATTTGAATTACGCGAATACGGATTGGTGGGACATCTATTTTGGAAATAGCGTGAACCAGAAACATGATATCTCTTTGCAAGGAGGCTCGGATAAGGTATCGTATTATTTCTCGGCAGGCTATGTGGATGATAATAGTGTGTTGAATTTTGGTACAGACTATTTTAAACGAATCAATACGCTTGGGAAAATAAATGTCTCTATTACCGATTGGTGGGATTTTGGTTATGAGAGTCGATTTACAAAGAAGATTAGAGAAAAACCTAATATGACAAAAGAAGGAGATTATTCGTTCATGTATCGTCATATTTCTAGGAATTATCCAATTACCCCTTTATATGATGGTTATGGTAATTATATGTTTGAATCTCATATTCCTTCCATAGAATCGGGTACGGATAAACAAGATGATATAGATTTATGGAATATTTTTCTAATGGAAATTCGCCCTTTGAATGGTTGGAAAATAAATGCAGATTTTGCTTATAATACTTATAACCAAGAAATTTCAGAAGTAGAGAAATCTATAATTATATATGACATCAATAACAAGCCGTATGTACATGGTGTTAGTATTCCGAACAATTTAACGAGAAGAAAGTATATAAAGAAATATTGGACAACTAATATTTATTCTTCTTATAATTTTAATATTAAAGAGGAGCATGATTTTACAGTTTTAGTTGGTATGCAGTTTGAGAAGGGAAATGAATCTTGGTTACAAGGTTATAAAACTGATTTGATATCAGAAAATGTCCCTTCTTTTCCTACAGCTACTGGTGATGCAGTATTGACTGAGGCCTTAGCACATAACGCTACGGAGAGTTATTTCGCCCGGTTGAATTATAATTATAAAGAGAGGTATTTATTTGAGGCGAATGTTCGGCGGGATGGTTCTTATGTATTCCGAAATGGCAGACGTTGGGGAACTTTCCCTTCTTTCTCCGTGGGATGGAATTTACATAATGAGCCTTTTTGGGAAAATGTAGGACGGTATGTGAATTCGACAAAAATCCGTGCCTCTTGGGGACAGTTAGGAAACCAGAATATTAGTCCGTACAGTGATTTGGCGTTGATGCCAATATCCGCAGATAAATTGAATTGGATATTTGGATATGGCTCTACACGGCCTATGGGATATACTTCAGCTCCAGCTTTGATTAATAGGAACTTGACATGGGAGACCGCTACGACAACCAATGTCGGTTTGGATTTATCATTCTTGGATAATCGGTTAAGTACTACTGCCGATTGGTTTGAGCGGCGGACTACCGATATGGTTGGACCAGCGGAGGCTGTACCCGGCGTGATTGGAGCGGATGTGCCTAAGGAGAATAACGCTACGTTACGAACCCGGGGTTGGGAGGTTAGCTTGAATTGGAAGCATGCGTTGGCGAATGGTCTGTCTTATAATATCGGTGTAAGCTTATATGACTATCGCTCTGTCGTTACCAAATATTTCAATCCTACGGGAACACTATCAACTTGGTATGAAGGCGCAGAGGTTGGTGATATTTGGGGATATACCGTGTATGATCTGTACCGGACGCAAGAGGAGGTGGATTCTTACGTATCCAAGGTGGATTTGACCCATATCGCGGCGAACTGGAACACGGGAGATTTGAAATACGAGGATATTAATGGGGATGGTAAAGTAAATAATGGAGCTAATACGATAGGAGATCATGGGGATATGTCCATTATCGGGAATGATCAGCCCCATTATCAATATACGATTAGCGGAGGTGTATCGTATAAAGGTTTCGACTTCTCCATGCTTTGGCGAGGTGTGGCTAAGAAGGATATGTATTTCTATCGTATGTCGAATATCTTCTGGGGATTTACTAATGGTTGGTGGGAGTCTTGCCTGAATCCGGATCATTTAGATTATTTCAGGGATCAGCCGGGAACGAGATATAGTGGTTTATATGAGGGCGATGCGAATATAAATACGGACGCTTATTGGCCGCGTCCTTATTTGAATGATACGGAGGAGGCTAAAAATAAGAATCACGCGAATACCAGATATTTGCAAAATGCGGCTTATTTGCGTTTGCAAAATGTACAGTTGGGCTATAGCTTCCCGAAGAGTATCACCTCGAAACTTCATTTACAAAAGCTCCGGATTTATTTTTCGGGAGAGAACCTGCTTACATTCTCTAAATTGCCAAATGGTATAGACCCCGTTGCTCCGGTAGGTTTTCCGGAAGGAGGTTCTGGAAACTATATGGGGACTGCAGGCTCTGGACGTTTAACGTATGGAGCTGACCGAATCTATTCCGTGGGTTTAACAGTGACTTATTAA